A DNA window from Camelina sativa cultivar DH55 chromosome 17, Cs, whole genome shotgun sequence contains the following coding sequences:
- the LOC104758662 gene encoding uncharacterized protein LOC104758662, protein MWALPNKTPESMPQIHWMFTKQHRYEQNKYTHKGKPEDSIFVIKHNFSLFRVSLSLVFFLLTFFFLIFCNHLSEKDMDRVSSSDLLIDDLLEDYWFFENLFTRRSRGLRYCHSDPYPSSSAETMGDSDSEKVLEASIIRVPSLDSREGGSQMKLKSSENIRVQEPRQIGSSLENKEPVVLPKSGSRSAPGKIQEASTKRGLIRAPSLPPQIEKREVDREAKKMINKLTRQFSEKIRVLEPTTSGERFLQKKETMVRDKGISERNKTRSSSSSVKICLQRTQTMPNNMRREEDNEEDDDSRMGFLIREALASSHNVPKASSNQSQRPPRSLRSAEDTVMVKQGSSIPKTLRKTLSSVETTKEIQRLKDYEDQLVEPRVASGLATPPRVPKDSRKEMKDQIKFWARAVATNVRQEC, encoded by the exons ATGTGGGCACTTCCAAATAAAACTCCAGAATCGATGCCTCAAATACATTGGATGTTCACTAAACAACACagatatgaacaaaacaaatacacCCACAAAGGAAAACCAGAAGACTCAATCTTTGTTATAAAACACAACTTCTCTCTTTTTAGAGTCTCTCTgtctcttgtcttcttccttttaacttttttctttttaatcttttgtaatCACTTGTCTGAAAAGGACATGGATCGTGTAAGTTCAAGTGATTTACTTATTGATGATCTTCTTGAAGATTACTGGTTCTTTGAGAACTTATTTACAAGGAGATCAAGAGGCTTGAGGTATTGTCACTCAGATCCttacccttcttcttctgctgaaACAATGGGAGATTCAGATTCGGAGAAGGTTCTAGAAGCATCTATAATCAGGGTACCTTCTTTAGATAGTAGAGAAGGCGGATCTCAGATGAAACTGAAGAGCTCAGAAAATATTAGGGTTCAAGAACCGAGGCAAATTGGCTCTTCCTTGGAGAATAAGGAACCCGTGGTTCTTCCCAAATCTGGATCTCGTTCGGCTCCGGGGAAGATTCAAGAAGCTTCCACAAAACGTGGGTTGATCCGAGCTCCTTCTTTGCCGCCTCAGATAGAAAAAAGAGAGGTGGACCGCGAGGCAAAGAAGATGATTAATAAGCTGACAAGGCAGTTCTCCGAGAAGATTAGGGTTCTAGAACCGACAACGTCTGGTGAGCGTTTCTTGCAGAAGAAGGAAACTATGGTACGAGACAAAGGGATTAgtgaaaggaacaaaacaagaagtagtagtagtagtgtcAAGATTTGTTTGCAAAGAACTCAAACGATGCCGAATAacatgagaagagaagaagataatgaggAGGATGACGACTCAAGAATGGGATTCTTGATCCGTGAAGCCCTCGCTAGCTCACATAATGTTCCAAAG GCCTCAAGCAATCAAAGTCAGAGACCACCAAGAAGCTTGAGATCAGCTGAAGACACTGTTATGGTCAAACAAGGGAGCTCGATCCCCAAAACGCTGCGTAAAACGTTAAGCAGCGTAGAGACAACCAAAGAGATTCAGAGGCTGAAAGATTATGAAGACCAACTGGTCGAGCCACGTGTCGCAAGCGGACTGGCTACACCGCCTAGGGTTCCGaaagattcaagaaaagaaatgaaagatCAGATCAAGTTCTGGGCTCGAGCTGTAGCTACTAATGTCCGACAAGAGTGCTAG
- the LOC104758663 gene encoding probable E3 ubiquitin-protein ligase HIP1 produces MGQRNRTIDLEMEQQQSQASLQPEPCILLGSFPQQPDINNIPAMVANVPNLEPHSLQDPAYDNSAMFYGLPQYHHHPHQRAPTNFYVPYVAFQAPPGQLPSSSNHGVVGVSPDHEYERNAHFMDHTRGTYKRKNAEGIPGQPQYLSTLAAPFNTPETIAPFGGARNRPGAVTVNPVPPLHAPNNFIPGNYAGHHPFPPPGSIWYDQHHGRSDGSPSFWPHTPYMHGSNIVAGSIESSSRNPTAFMYPSQLNPRDHYYSHHHHPAPPPLQGVRGQNATLYPHMASSASYRVPPGGFAPQNTMNSGPPGSEMGSSHVGPVQPTGFRIYQHHQRDDSVPVATLRQHRGGVPRLRVMPDDEVALLEFGDFLGGSGTNHIDHHRDMRLDIEEMSYEDLLALSERIGTVNTGLPEEDVKNHLKIRTCSGINVEIESSSPRTKDLETEPCTICQESFKNEEKIATLDCGHEYHAECLEKWLIVKNVCPICKSEALVMEKSKV; encoded by the exons ATGGGACAAAGAAATAGGACTATTGATTTAGAAATGGAGCAGCAACAATCTCAAGCTTCTCTCCAACCAGAACCTTGCATCCTTTTAGGCAGCTTTCCACAACAACCGGATATTAATAATATCCCTGCAATGGTTGCAAATGTTCCTAATTTAGAACCTCATTCTCTTCAAGACCCAGCTTATGACAACTCAGCGATGTTCTACGGGCTTCCTCAGtaccatcatcatcctcatcagcGTGCTCCAACGAATTTCTATGTTCCCTATGTGGCATTTCAGGCTCCTCCGGGTCAGTTACCATCTTCAAGCAATCACGGTGTAGTTGGTGTAAGTCCTGATCATGAATACGAAAGAAATGCTCATTTTATGGATCACACAAGAGGAACGTATAAACGAAAGAACGCTGAAGGAATACCGGGACAACCTCAATATTTAAGTACCTTAGCAGCTCCATTCAACACGCCAGAGACAATAGCACCTTTTGGAGGCGCTAGGAACAGACCAGGAGCTGTTACAGTGAACCCTGTTCCTCCTCTTCACGCTCCGAATAACTTCATTCCAGGAAACTATGCAGGTCATCATCCTTTTCCACCTCCTGGCTCAATCTGGTATGATCAGCACCACGGCAGATCTGATGGCTCACCTTCGTTTTGGCCTCACACACCTTACATGCACG GTAGTAACATTGTCGCTGGTTCCATAGAGTCTAGTAGCAGAAACCCTACAGCATTTATGTATCCTTCACAGTTAAACCCGAGGGACCACTATTATAGTCATCATCACCACCCGGCACCTCCTCCTTTACAAGGCGTGAGAGGCCAGAACGCCACATTATATCCTCACATGGCTTCTTCAGCCTCATACAGAGTTCCTCCTGGTGGTTTTGCTCCTCAGAACACAATGAATAGCGGTCCCCCGGGCTCAGAGATGGGTTCGAGTCATGTGGGTCCGGTTCAACCAACCGGGTTTCGGATATACCAGCATCATCAACGAGATGATTCTGTACCTGTAGCAACTCTTAGACAACACCGTGGAGGAGTTCCTCGGCTTAGAGTGATGCCTGATGAT GAAGTTGCTCTTTTGGAGTTTGGTGACTTCCTTGGTGGTTCTGGAACTAATCACATTGATCATCATCGAGATATGCGATTGGACATCGAGGAAATGTCTTACGAG GACCTTCTTGCGTTGAGTGAGCGAATTGGAACCGTAAACACTGGTTTGCCAGAGGAAGATGTGAAGAATCATTTGAAAATAAGAACATGTTCTGGAATCAACGTTGAAATAGAGTCTTCGTCTCCAAGAACTAAAGATTTAGAAACTGAACCCTGCACAATATGTCAG GAAAGCTTCAAGAACGAGGAAAAGATTGCGACTTTGGATTGTGGGCACGAGTATCATGCTGAATGCTTGGAGAAATGGCTGATTGTGAAGAACGTTTGCCCAATCTGTAAATCGGAGGCACTCGTTATGGAGAAGAGTAAGGTATAG
- the LOC109124426 gene encoding uncharacterized protein LOC109124426, with protein sequence MKMVEEMCKKVHDVKPFRIKALMMEKFHRNSDILAKSYEDILKIDPSCVTTLKKLIGMCMEDEYSRESLIEMIALHVEASFPEPEIWKELASCFSHFFENLDEDRMSVCLDDRSGDKRNQQTYSVRYNPSPKMFTSTFWALRAKWWLNRHFSPGMLETEIKNGMLIGDWEMMSYKAACASHIYGRDFGYVTKVYELLKNSNNREFFNFLREHTHRRNWNTIYNFE encoded by the exons ATGAAAATGGTCGAGGAGATGTGCAAGAAGGTACATGACGTAAAACCTTTCAG GATTAAGGCCCTAATGATGGAGAAATTTCATCGTAACAGCGACATTCTTGCAAAATCCTATGAAGATATCTTAAAGATTGATCCTAGTTGTGTAACTACCCTTAAGAAGCTTATTGGAATGTGCATGGAAG ATGAGTATAGTAGAGAGTCACTAATCGAAATGATAGCATTGCATGTAGAAGCTTCGTTTCCTGAGCCTGAAATCTGGAAGGAGTTAGCCTCTTGCTTCAGTCACTTCTTTGAGAATCTTGATGAAGACAGAATGTCTGTATGCCTCGACGACAGATCTGGAGATAAACGGAACCAACAAACATATTCTGTTCGATACAACCCGTCACCAAAAATGTTCACCAGTACATTCTGGGCTCTTCGGGCTAAGTGGTGGCTGAACCGCCATTTCTCCCCAGGAATGCTCGAGACAGAAATAAAAAACGGTATGTTGATAGGAGATTGGGAGATGATGAGTTACAAAGCGGCATGTGCAAGTCACATCTACGGACGAGACTTTGGTTATGTAACAAAAGTTTACGAACTGTTAAAGAATAGCAACAACAGAGAGTTTTTCAACTTCTTGCGGGAACACACGCACAGAAGGAACTGGAACACGATTTACAATTTTGAATAG
- the LOC104758666 gene encoding uncharacterized protein LOC104758666, protein MVEAEEKSDNKFEDIKAIKRRRVRSSDIVDSIVSDKQKFKRVHLCRAKPSYLLSLGPKASRSEYLNRLPGILRELLRRRNWSDASRVLSVLMKGTIKDPCPKMNRLKYEAHIQIVNHSDTKKNKADEIGRIYDTWIGQIGKQHKEERLLVWYEQICHFIEHDMNTDANSAAISLMQNRDFGMLPRANLFIGITFYKMWCSKFLKELQPEEVDDNESVSNMSETRSGSLVEGSGRDESVCSAASEVSARNDSETSVMYCKKDSHLSISDSGTKMDTKVKVKSTPHVTTSPQLYANSEENEGSLRDGAEFDPTVINILGDMDPWLLPLKPPEDPDCYIKIVNDTYYKEAVKYMRQTLQSPPHVSLAALHPLVHLLLFVLGFMRQSSQERVDKHLVNESPFTHNKLTHSQGGGENINL, encoded by the exons ATGGTAGAAGCCGAAGAGAAATCTGATAATAAGTTTGAAGACATTAAAGCTATTAAGCGTCGTCGTGTGAGAAGCTCAGATATTGTTGACTCTATCGTCTCAGATAAACAAAAGTTCAAGAGAGTTCATCTCTGTAGGGCGAAACCATCTTATCTTCTGAGCCTTGGACCAAAAGCAAGTAGAAGCGAGTATCTCAATAGATTACCAGGGATCCTTCGTGAGCTACTTCGTAGGAGAAACTGGAGTGATGCAAGTCGTGTGCTTTCCGTTCTGATGAAAGGCACTATTAAAGATCCTTGTCCGAAGATGAACCGTCTTAAATACGAG GCTCATATACAAATTGTGAATCACTCggatactaaaaaaaacaaagccgaTGAGATTGGAAGAATATATGATACTTGGATTGGGCAGATTGGTAAACAACATAAAGAG GAGAGGCTCTTGGTTTGGTACGAGCAGATTTGTCATTTTATTGAGCATGATATGAACACTGATGCCAATAGTGCTGCAATCAG TTTGATGCAGAACCGTGATTTCGGAATGCTTCCACGGGCCAATCTTTTTATAGGAATCACATTCTACAAAATGTGGTGTAGTAAATTTTTGAAGGAGTTACAGCCTGAAGAGGTAGATGACAACGAAAGCGTATCCAATATGTCGGAAACAAGATCTGGTAGTCTGGTTGAGGGTTCAGGTAGGGATGAGTCGGTTTGCTCTGCGGCGTCTGAGGTTTCTGCTAGAAACGATTCAGAGACTTCCGTCATGTATTGTAAAAAAGATTCCCATTTGTCCATTAGTGACTCAGGAACAAAAATGGATACCAAGGTAAAAGTAAAGAGTACTCCGCATGTTACCACTTCACCACAACTCTATGCAAACTCTGAAGAAAACGAAGGCTCTTTGCGAGATGGAGCTGAATTTGATCCCACCGTTATTAATATTCTTG GCGACATGGATCCATGGTTGCTTCCCTTAAAACCGCCAGAAGATCCTGATTGCTACATAAAGATTGTCAATGATACTTATTATAAGGAAGCTGTCAAATATATGCGGCAAACTCTTCAGTCCCCGCCTCATGTATCTTTGGCTGCATTACATCCACTTGTACAT cTTCTGTTATTTGTGTTGGGATTTATGAGACAAAGCTCACAAGAGAGGGTAGACAAACACTTGGTGAATGAATCCCCCTTTACCCACAACAAACTAACTCATTCTCAAGGGGGAGGAGAGAACATCAACTTGTGA
- the LOC104758667 gene encoding uncharacterized protein LOC104758667 translates to MRFRSLISLLFLLIFASSTYARFVSVHQSSTGLISDGIDGGGVGSGSGSVIKTVVSAEEEKEEACEQTYGFMPCTKTALGNVFLILVYGFLMFTAATYLSAGSELLLEILGPGIVGGLFLPMLGALPDAMLIMVSGLSGDAATAQSQVSVGMGLLAGSTVMLLTVIWGTCTVVGKCDLRDTIAVNNQDTKRFSLKDSGVTVDVWTSYAARIMAISVIPFVIVQLPQMLGSQSGRHLSVLVALVLSVLMLISYCVYQVFQPWIQRRRLAFAKHKHVISGILKHLKQHSLGRLLDDEGQPDEHVIRKLFDTIDANKDGHLSAAELKALIIGISFEEIDFDKDDAVGKLLQDFDKTLDEQVDQDEFVRGIKHWLLQAMGNSAPAGPDAGPRTMKFLDHFHVQTKREHTLLGDNENGENEEEGGEVADPKWITIKAALLLILGAAIAAAFADPLVDTVNNFSAATGIPSFFISFIALPLATNSSEAVSAIIFASRKKIRTASLTFSELCGGVTMNNILCLSVFLAIVYLRGLTWNFSSEVLVILIVCLVMGSFASFRTTYPLWTCFIAYLLYPFSLGLVYILDYWFGWS, encoded by the exons ATGAGATTcagatctctcatctctcttctcttccttctcatcTTCGCTTCATCCACTTACGCTAGATTCGTCTCTGTGCATCAATCTTCAACCGGTCTTATCTCCGATGGAATCGACGGTGGTGGCGTCGGCTCCGGCTCCGGATCGGTTATCAAGACGGTTGTTTCGgctgaagaggagaaagaggaAGCTTGTGAACAGACCTACGGGTTTATGCCCTGTACCAAGACCGCTCTTGGGAACGTGTTTCTGATTCTTGTTTATGGGTTTCTCATGTTCACTGCTGCTACGTATCTCTCTGCCGGAAGTGAGCTTCTTCTTGAGATCCTTGGCCCTGGAATTGTCGGTGGTTTGTTCCTTCCCATGCTCGGCGCTCTTCCCGACGCTATGCTTATCATGG TGTCTGGACTTTCTGGAGACGCAGCAACGGCTCAAAGCCAAGTCTCTGTGGGGATGGGTTTGCTCGCTGGCTCAACCGTTATGCTTCTCACTGTTATCTGGGGAACTTGCACTGTGGTTGGCAAGTGTGACCTTCGAGATACTATTGCTGTAAACAATCAAGACACTAAACGCTTTAGTCTTAAAG attctggtgTAACTGTTGATGTTTGGACCAGCTATGCTGCAAGGATTATGGCTATATCAGTCATTCCGTTTGTCATTGTCCAGCTTCCGCAGATGTTGGGATCACAATCTGGAAGACACTTGTCTGTGTTGGTTGCTCTAGTTTTATCTGTTCTAATGTTAATCTCTTACTGCGTATATCAG GTCTTCCAACCGTGGATCCAAAGGAGACGGCTTGCTTTTGCAAAGCACAAGCATGTTATATCAGGAATCCTAAAGCACTTGAAACAGCACTCTTTGGGAAGGCTTCTTGATGATGAAGGTCAGCCTGATGAACATGTTATTAGAAA GTTGTTTGACACTATTGATGCAAACAAGGACGGACACTTATCAGCGGCTGAACTAAAGGCGCTTATCATTGGGATCAGCTTTGAGGAGATTGATTTTGACAAGGACGATGCTGTGGGAAAACTTCTCCAAGATTTTGACAAGACTCTCGATGAGCAAGTTGATCAAGACGAGTTTGTACGTGGCATTAAACATTGGCTCCTCCAGGCAATGGGGAATTCTGCTCCAGCTGGTCCTGATGCTGGTCCTCGAACAATGAAATTCCTGGACCATTTCCATGTG CAAACTAAGAGAGAGCATACTCTGTTGGGAGACAACGAAAATGGTGAGAACGAAGAGGAAGGCGGTGAGGTTGCAGACCCAAAATGGATCACTATTAAAGCAGCTCTGCTGCTAATCTTGGGAGCTGCCATTGCAGCTGCATTTGCAGATCCTTTAGTCGACACAGTTAACAACTTCTCTGCAGCCACAGGGATCCCATCTTTCTTCATTTCCTTCATCGCTTTGCCTTTAGCCACCAACTCAAGTGAAGCCGTCTCTGCCATCATCTTCGCTTCCCGCAAAAAGATCAGAACCGCCTCATTAACTTTCTCCGAG CTATGTGGAGGAGTGACAATGAACAATATTCTGTGTCTCTCGGTGTTCTTAGCAATCGTCTACCTTAGAGGACTAACATGGAACTTCTCATCAGAAGTGTTGGTGATTCTCATCGTTTGTCTAGTGATGGGCAGTTTCGCGAGTTTCCGCACAACTTATCCTCTTTGGACATGTTTCATAGCTTACTTGCTTTACCCATTCTCCTTGGGTCTGGTTTATATTCTTGATTACTGGTTTGGCTGGTCGTAG